Proteins encoded within one genomic window of Thioploca ingrica:
- a CDS encoding glycine betaine/proline transport system substrate-binding protein, which translates to MKGYSRFILLKLLTFLLIFSSGITAAEVKKASKGQVTLVYVEWSSEIASTNVVKTILEELGYKVEMLSVSAAAMWQAVASGDADAHVAAWLPSTHAHYFEAVKDKVEDLGANLEGTKIGLVVPAYVTINSIEELNANVDKFQGKIIGIDPGAGLMSKTETVIKEYHLDKFKLIEGSGATMAAALKEAIRTQQWIVVTGWTPHWKFSRWQLKYLEDPKKIYGDEEYIGTIVRKGLREDMPEVYHFLDNFYWTTADMEKVMIWNEEPNTTPEENAKRWVNENRDKVAKWLSFNK; encoded by the coding sequence ATGAAAGGGTATAGTAGATTTATTTTGTTAAAATTATTAACATTTTTGCTTATATTTAGTAGTGGAATAACCGCTGCCGAGGTTAAGAAAGCTTCTAAAGGCCAAGTCACTCTTGTTTATGTAGAATGGTCTAGTGAAATAGCCAGTACGAACGTAGTTAAAACCATATTAGAAGAGCTAGGCTATAAAGTAGAAATGCTTTCTGTCAGTGCGGCAGCGATGTGGCAAGCCGTTGCGAGTGGTGATGCGGATGCACATGTCGCCGCTTGGTTACCTTCTACCCATGCTCATTATTTCGAAGCGGTAAAAGATAAAGTAGAAGATTTAGGCGCTAACTTAGAAGGAACCAAAATTGGTTTGGTTGTTCCAGCCTATGTTACTATCAATTCTATTGAGGAATTAAATGCCAATGTGGATAAATTTCAAGGAAAAATTATTGGTATTGATCCAGGTGCGGGTTTAATGAGTAAAACCGAAACGGTTATCAAAGAATATCACCTCGACAAATTTAAATTAATTGAAGGAAGTGGTGCTACTATGGCAGCCGCGTTGAAGGAAGCGATTAGAACTCAGCAATGGATAGTGGTTACTGGCTGGACCCCTCACTGGAAATTCTCTCGTTGGCAATTGAAGTATCTTGAAGATCCGAAGAAAATATACGGGGACGAAGAGTATATTGGTACGATTGTTCGTAAAGGCTTACGAGAAGATATGCCAGAAGTGTATCACTTCTTAGATAACTTCTATTGGACGACTGCTGATATGGAAAAAGTAATGATATGGAATGAAGAACCGAATACCACTCCGGAAGAAAATGCTAAACGTTGGGTTAATGAAAATCGTGATAAAGTGGCAAAATGGTTATCTTTCAATAAGTAA
- a CDS encoding formyl transferase domain-containing protein, producing the protein MRILLISTSYNGLTQYAHLELLALGHDVSIELSLSDEVMREGIELFQPDLIICPFLKEKIPEDIWRNQVCIIIHPGIKGDRGASSMDWAILNNEVEWGVTALQATEVMDIGDIWAAVTFKRRPVCKARMYRHEIMATGIQIILDTVKRFGSGIYLPEPLDYTNEEVRGQLRPIMTQADRRINWSTDNVDTIIKKIYSADNQPGVLDTIAGEEYYLYGAHREGKLLGNPGEIIAKRYDAICRAAINGAVWISHLRKKSTATQTFFKLPATMVLSEVLQEVPHSPVETFCAESNCEALYTGYSTTYNEIWYSEVNEVGHLYFDFYNGAIDTEKCERLREAYLAACHRPTKVIVLSCGMDFWSNGVHLNMIEAADNPADEAWRNINAINDLIHAIITTDTHLVISAMLGNAAAGGVIMALAADYIYARSGIVLNPHYKTMGLYGSEYWTYLLPKRVGQEKAISLTENCLPISTQQAKEIGLIDGIVYSDGYDFHRHITRLAEKIARSPDFCEQLSQKVDERSRAEQKKPLAEYRAEELAEMKKCFYDPNHIYPQACGNFHVMRRNFVYKIRPVETPLRLAKHRDLTGHARRSWGWLSQKCVT; encoded by the coding sequence ATGCGCATTCTACTTATCTCAACGTCATATAATGGTTTAACCCAGTATGCTCATTTGGAACTGCTGGCATTAGGACATGATGTTTCTATTGAGTTGTCTTTAAGTGATGAAGTGATGAGAGAAGGAATTGAATTATTTCAACCTGATTTAATTATTTGTCCCTTTTTAAAGGAAAAAATCCCTGAAGATATTTGGCGTAACCAGGTTTGTATTATTATCCATCCCGGTATTAAAGGCGATCGCGGCGCCTCTTCTATGGATTGGGCTATTTTGAATAACGAGGTGGAATGGGGTGTAACCGCTCTACAAGCTACGGAGGTGATGGATATCGGTGATATTTGGGCCGCAGTTACTTTTAAAAGAAGACCAGTTTGTAAAGCACGTATGTATCGGCATGAAATTATGGCAACCGGAATTCAGATTATTTTGGACACGGTTAAACGCTTTGGAAGTGGGATTTATTTACCTGAACCGCTCGATTATACCAATGAAGAGGTTAGGGGACAATTACGTCCGATTATGACTCAAGCGGATAGACGTATTAATTGGTCAACCGATAACGTTGATACCATTATAAAAAAGATATATTCCGCTGATAATCAGCCAGGTGTTTTAGATACCATTGCGGGGGAAGAATATTATCTTTATGGTGCTCACCGCGAAGGTAAATTGTTAGGTAATCCGGGTGAAATAATTGCTAAACGGTATGATGCTATTTGTCGAGCAGCGATAAATGGAGCGGTGTGGATATCACATCTACGCAAGAAATCGACTGCCACCCAAACTTTTTTCAAGTTACCCGCTACGATGGTTTTGAGTGAAGTTCTGCAAGAGGTACCCCATTCTCCAGTAGAAACCTTTTGTGCTGAGAGTAATTGCGAAGCACTTTATACCGGCTATAGTACCACCTATAACGAAATTTGGTATAGCGAAGTTAATGAAGTCGGCCATTTATACTTTGATTTTTATAATGGTGCGATAGATACCGAAAAATGTGAACGTTTAAGAGAAGCGTATCTGGCAGCCTGTCATCGCCCAACGAAAGTTATCGTTTTATCTTGTGGGATGGATTTTTGGTCAAATGGGGTTCATCTCAATATGATCGAAGCCGCTGATAATCCGGCTGACGAAGCTTGGCGTAATATTAATGCCATTAATGATTTAATTCATGCCATCATTACGACTGATACCCATTTGGTTATCTCAGCTATGTTAGGCAATGCGGCTGCCGGTGGAGTCATTATGGCTTTAGCCGCTGACTACATTTATGCCCGCTCCGGTATTGTTTTAAATCCCCATTATAAAACCATGGGGTTATATGGTTCAGAGTATTGGACTTATTTGCTACCCAAACGAGTTGGTCAAGAGAAAGCCATTAGCTTAACTGAAAATTGTTTACCGATTAGTACTCAACAGGCGAAAGAAATCGGATTAATTGATGGAATTGTTTATAGTGATGGTTATGACTTTCACCGACATATTACCCGCTTAGCTGAAAAAATCGCTCGTAGTCCAGATTTTTGTGAGCAGCTTTCACAAAAGGTTGATGAACGGTCTCGGGCTGAACAGAAAAAGCCTTTAGCAGAATATCGGGCTGAAGAGTTGGCAGAAATGAAGAAATGCTTTTATGATCCCAATCATATCTATCCTCAAGCTTGCGGAAATTTTCACGTCATGCGTCGCAATTTTGTGTATAAAATCCGTCCGGTAGAAACCCCACTCCGATTAGCCAAACATCGCGATTTAACTGGACACGCAAGGAGGAGTTGGGGGTGGTTGAGTCAAAAATGCGTAACCTGA
- a CDS encoding dihydrofolate synthase / folylpolyglutamate synthase, which yields MRFTTLDQWLDWQTSLHPREIELGLDRCRTVAQRLNLLPPPYFIITIAGTNGKGSSTVLLDTILSAAGYRVGRYTSPHLLRYHERICIAGQEVTDEQLCHAFNAIETVRDNISLTFFEFSTLAAMLIFKTSQIELALLEVGLGGRLDAVNIFDADVALVTTIDIDHVDWLGPDRESIALEKAGILRPYHPAVCSDIHPPQSLINYAHQLPTALYCLGQHFTYQQLDNTRWSWQYHSVIPDQPDNCFSYSQLPLPRLVGDFQLQNAAGVLMVLKLIKGSFACSLPVIQQGLVQAYLPGRFQILAGEIRRILDVAHNPLGAQVLNQLLYQQPNYGQTHAVVGMLKDKDIASVFKIMRNVIDHWHVAPLNTPRSATVPQLLDYLLALDITSVRHYPSITIAYHQALMMAQPGDRIVVFGSFYSVAEVLRLEKE from the coding sequence ATGCGTTTTACTACCCTTGATCAATGGCTTGACTGGCAAACTTCACTGCATCCACGAGAAATAGAATTAGGATTAGACCGTTGTCGTACCGTTGCCCAACGGTTGAATCTATTGCCACCCCCCTATTTCATTATTACAATAGCCGGCACGAATGGTAAAGGTTCGAGCACCGTTCTACTGGATACGATACTATCAGCGGCGGGTTATCGAGTTGGTCGTTACACTTCGCCACATCTTTTACGTTACCACGAACGGATTTGCATTGCTGGACAAGAAGTTACTGATGAACAGCTTTGTCATGCTTTTAATGCCATTGAAACCGTTCGAGATAATATTTCTCTGACTTTTTTTGAATTTTCCACCTTGGCAGCGATGCTGATTTTTAAAACCAGTCAAATCGAACTAGCTCTATTAGAAGTCGGACTCGGTGGACGATTAGATGCAGTCAATATTTTTGATGCCGATGTGGCACTCGTTACGACGATTGACATTGATCATGTAGATTGGTTAGGACCGGATAGAGAAAGCATTGCTTTAGAAAAAGCCGGAATTTTACGACCGTATCATCCAGCCGTTTGTTCCGATATTCATCCGCCACAAAGTTTGATAAACTATGCGCACCAATTACCAACCGCTTTATATTGTCTTGGTCAGCACTTCACTTATCAACAGCTCGATAATACCCGTTGGTCTTGGCAATATCATTCGGTGATACCGGATCAACCAGATAACTGCTTTTCTTACTCCCAGCTCCCTTTACCGCGATTAGTTGGTGATTTTCAATTACAAAATGCGGCCGGGGTATTGATGGTGCTAAAATTAATCAAAGGATCTTTTGCCTGTTCATTACCCGTTATTCAACAAGGTTTAGTTCAGGCTTATCTTCCGGGTCGATTTCAAATTTTGGCTGGCGAAATTAGGCGTATTCTCGACGTTGCTCATAATCCACTGGGTGCACAAGTTTTAAATCAATTACTTTATCAACAACCGAATTACGGTCAAACACATGCCGTCGTGGGTATGCTAAAAGACAAAGATATTGCTAGCGTTTTCAAAATTATGCGCAATGTGATTGATCACTGGCATGTGGCCCCTTTGAATACCCCACGTAGTGCTACTGTACCACAACTGCTTGACTATTTACTGGCTTTAGATATCACGTCAGTTCGTCATTATCCTTCTATTACCATTGCTTACCATCAAGCGCTCATGATGGCACAACCCGGAGACCGAATTGTCGTTTTTGGTTCATTCTATAGTGTTGCTGAGGTATTGCGATTAGAAAAAGAGTGA
- a CDS encoding formylmethanofuran--tetrahydromethanopterin N-formyltransferase, producing the protein MKINGIKIDDTFAEAFPMQATRILITAQDRHWAAIAAEAMTGFATSSLVCGCEAGIERELSPDETPDARPGFAILLFAMNSEKLTKQLQSRVSQCVLMTATSACFAGIHNNQPVPLGSLLRYFGDGWQVSKVINGKRYWRIPVMEGEFVCEETTGLVSAIGGSNFFILATTPSSALAAAEIAIEAMRHLPNIIMPFPGGIVRAGFKFSSRYKNLMLSTNHLFCPTLKGQVNSALDRETDAVLEIVINGLSEIDIQQAMRVGIQSVCALGRESGVTRISAGNYGGEMGSFQFHLQEILA; encoded by the coding sequence ATGAAAATAAATGGTATAAAAATAGATGACACCTTTGCCGAAGCTTTTCCCATGCAAGCGACTCGGATCTTGATTACGGCTCAGGACCGGCATTGGGCAGCGATTGCCGCAGAAGCCATGACTGGTTTTGCAACCTCTAGTTTGGTTTGTGGCTGTGAGGCCGGCATTGAACGCGAGTTGTCCCCTGACGAAACCCCTGACGCACGTCCCGGTTTTGCTATTTTGTTATTTGCCATGAATAGTGAAAAACTGACCAAACAATTGCAAAGTCGAGTCAGTCAATGTGTGTTGATGACCGCAACCAGTGCTTGTTTTGCGGGTATTCATAACAATCAACCGGTTCCATTAGGAAGTCTCCTGCGTTATTTTGGCGATGGTTGGCAAGTTTCCAAAGTCATTAATGGCAAACGTTACTGGCGAATTCCAGTCATGGAAGGAGAATTTGTTTGTGAAGAAACGACCGGTCTGGTTTCGGCTATTGGGGGAAGTAACTTTTTTATTTTAGCGACTACTCCTTCAAGTGCGTTAGCTGCCGCTGAGATCGCTATTGAAGCGATGCGTCACTTACCCAATATTATTATGCCTTTTCCAGGTGGAATTGTTCGTGCTGGTTTTAAGTTTAGCTCCAGATATAAAAATCTGATGCTTTCCACGAATCATTTATTTTGCCCTACCTTAAAAGGACAAGTGAATTCAGCATTAGACAGAGAAACCGATGCGGTACTTGAAATCGTGATTAACGGACTGAGTGAAATTGATATTCAGCAAGCGATGCGAGTCGGTATTCAATCGGTTTGTGCCCTAGGACGAGAAAGTGGTGTAACCCGTATTAGTGCTGGTAATTATGGTGGTGAAATGGGGTCTTTTCAGTTTCATTTACAAGAGATCTTAGCATGA
- a CDS encoding methionine-S-sulfoxide reductase A gives MPTATFAAGCFWGVEAVFRQITGVISTLVGYMGGTLENPSYQAVCTDTTGHAEVVQVEYDANQVSYETLLAVFWGNHDSTSLNRQGADVGTQYRSVIFFHTPEQETIARLSKDKLEKSGQYYAPIVTEIIPAARFYPAEEYHQQYLEKKGLSHCSI, from the coding sequence ATGCCAACAGCAACTTTTGCAGCCGGCTGTTTTTGGGGAGTTGAGGCGGTATTTCGTCAAATAACGGGCGTTATTTCTACTTTGGTTGGTTACATGGGTGGAACATTAGAAAATCCGAGCTATCAAGCAGTTTGTACCGATACCACCGGTCATGCTGAAGTTGTCCAAGTAGAATATGACGCTAACCAAGTTTCCTATGAGACGCTTTTAGCGGTATTTTGGGGTAATCATGATTCCACTTCTTTAAATCGACAAGGTGCCGATGTCGGGACACAATATCGTTCGGTTATCTTTTTTCACACTCCGGAACAAGAAACGATAGCCCGATTATCAAAAGATAAGCTTGAAAAATCAGGTCAATATTACGCACCGATTGTAACCGAAATTATCCCGGCGGCTCGGTTTTATCCTGCAGAGGAATATCATCAGCAGTATTTAGAGAAAAAAGGACTTTCCCATTGTTCAATTTAA
- a CDS encoding general secretion pathway protein C: MNKFNNLLMRFIVSTQWIIFINLGLCGIIGYSVVELFLASSTTNLVHRIPHNRLFSRFDQIQPSAKVTLDISALKQAYLFGKLPTISTTSTTDVQTLPQTHLDLKLHGIYYSSNHHTSLAMIADSLGKTNFYHTNESLPGGAILHEIHEKQVTLSRNGQIEILNLLDSKKSIPIVNTIGEAKNVQNSSNADELSPGQLLGHYQHQLQTDPNSLMKLIRISPINQAGRLVGYQINPGQDTHLLARFNLQPGDILTTLNGVKLDSPINGLSVIQPLATAEQINLEILREGQPLSFSFNVEK, from the coding sequence ATGAATAAATTCAATAATTTATTAATGCGTTTTATTGTCTCAACCCAATGGATTATTTTCATTAATCTTGGATTATGTGGGATAATTGGATATTCTGTGGTAGAACTATTTTTAGCATCCTCAACCACCAATTTAGTTCACCGAATACCCCATAATCGACTCTTTTCCCGATTTGATCAAATTCAACCTTCTGCTAAGGTTACCCTTGATATTTCAGCTCTCAAACAAGCTTATTTATTCGGTAAACTTCCTACAATTTCCACAACTTCTACCACAGATGTTCAAACGTTACCTCAAACTCACCTTGATTTAAAGTTACATGGTATTTACTATAGTTCCAATCATCACACTTCACTGGCCATGATCGCAGATTCTCTTGGTAAAACAAATTTTTATCATACTAATGAATCTTTACCTGGTGGAGCGATACTTCACGAAATACATGAAAAACAGGTTACTTTATCAAGAAATGGACAAATCGAAATCTTGAATTTATTAGATAGTAAAAAATCAATTCCTATCGTCAATACAATTGGCGAGGCAAAAAATGTGCAAAATTCTTCCAACGCAGATGAATTAAGTCCCGGACAACTTCTAGGTCATTACCAACACCAATTGCAGACTGACCCAAATAGTTTAATGAAATTAATACGGATTTCACCTATTAATCAAGCTGGTCGTTTGGTTGGTTATCAAATTAACCCGGGACAAGATACTCATTTACTAGCCCGTTTTAACCTCCAACCAGGTGATATATTAACCACCCTGAACGGTGTTAAATTAGACAGTCCAATCAATGGATTAAGTGTTATACAACCCTTGGCAACTGCCGAGCAAATTAATCTAGAAATCTTACGTGAAGGACAACCATTGTCGTTTTCTTTTAACGTGGAAAAATAA
- a CDS encoding general secretion pathway protein D, whose translation MDINQLIDLISEVTHKTFIVDPRVKGEITVISNQPMNSDQVYEVFLSILGVHGFAAIPTGNVIKIVPDNLAKSQNTPVLLDNETLAGDSIITQVVSMQHVSAAQLIPLLRPLIQQQGHLVAYPENNTLVISDQASNVQRLLKIIHRIDQVSDEEIEVIALEHASAAEVVRVLTSLEQKPTVATGTAGTSNSSTLVADERTNSVFISGDQVTRLRLRTLITHLDTPVKTVGNTQVIYLRYAQATVLANVLKGITDSIEKTKTKDTQTTSKETLKTNIQADESTNSLVITATPAVMRNLKEVIQQLDVRRAQVLVEAIIAEVSNDIARELGVQWMVYGTHNTSPLGVSNFDNTNQKIIDLAASGYQFSQNRNISLPSLNAGAFLGLGQFNSSVLNFAVLLQALSTDTNTNVLSTPSLLTLDNQEAEIHVGQNVPFVTGQYTNTGVTGSITNPFQTIQREDVGIKLKVKPQINEGNAVKLEIEQEVSSIGRSNVATTDIVTNKRSIKTTVIVEDNSMVVLGGLINEDLQQTTQKVPGLGDLPLIGGLFRSQISNKVKRNLMVFLHPVIVRDIASENIISNDKYSYMRTKQLEQQAQGLPLVSEHEIPILPNLDDFLTVLPGDNLTPIEIKPQLDKNNP comes from the coding sequence ATGGATATTAATCAATTGATTGATCTGATTTCAGAAGTAACTCACAAAACATTTATAGTTGATCCACGCGTGAAAGGCGAAATTACTGTCATTTCTAATCAACCCATGAATAGCGATCAAGTTTATGAAGTCTTCTTATCAATACTCGGTGTGCATGGATTTGCCGCTATTCCCACGGGAAATGTTATTAAAATTGTGCCAGATAACTTAGCTAAATCTCAAAATACCCCTGTGTTGTTAGATAACGAAACCTTAGCGGGTGATAGTATCATTACTCAAGTCGTATCTATGCAACATGTATCTGCGGCACAATTAATTCCTTTGCTTCGCCCACTCATCCAACAACAAGGACATTTAGTCGCCTATCCAGAAAACAATACTCTAGTCATTTCTGATCAAGCCAGTAATGTTCAACGGTTACTTAAAATTATTCACCGGATTGACCAAGTCAGTGATGAAGAAATTGAAGTCATCGCCTTAGAACATGCCTCGGCTGCCGAAGTGGTACGCGTACTGACTTCATTAGAGCAGAAACCAACAGTTGCTACGGGGACAGCCGGTACCTCGAATAGTTCCACTCTGGTTGCTGATGAACGAACTAATAGTGTATTTATTAGCGGTGACCAAGTCACTCGGCTACGATTGCGGACCTTAATTACTCATTTAGATACCCCGGTAAAAACCGTTGGTAATACCCAAGTTATTTATTTGCGTTATGCCCAAGCAACTGTTTTAGCAAATGTATTGAAAGGAATCACTGATAGCATAGAAAAAACTAAAACGAAAGATACACAAACAACAAGCAAAGAAACTTTAAAAACAAACATTCAAGCGGATGAAAGTACTAATAGTCTGGTAATTACAGCTACACCGGCAGTTATGAGAAATTTAAAAGAAGTCATCCAACAATTAGATGTACGAAGAGCACAGGTATTAGTAGAAGCTATCATTGCCGAAGTTTCTAATGACATCGCCCGAGAATTAGGTGTACAATGGATGGTTTATGGTACTCACAATACATCCCCATTGGGAGTAAGTAATTTTGATAACACTAACCAAAAAATTATTGATTTAGCTGCAAGTGGTTACCAATTTAGTCAAAATCGAAATATAAGTTTACCTTCTCTGAATGCCGGTGCTTTTCTCGGTTTGGGTCAGTTTAACAGTAGTGTGCTGAATTTTGCTGTACTATTACAAGCACTCTCTACCGATACTAACACGAATGTACTTTCAACGCCTTCTTTGTTAACCCTTGATAATCAAGAAGCTGAAATTCATGTTGGACAAAATGTACCTTTTGTTACTGGACAATATACTAATACGGGTGTCACCGGGAGTATCACTAATCCATTTCAAACGATTCAGAGAGAAGATGTGGGTATTAAATTGAAAGTTAAGCCACAAATTAATGAGGGTAATGCCGTTAAATTAGAAATTGAACAAGAGGTTTCCAGTATTGGTCGTAGCAATGTTGCAACCACAGATATTGTTACTAATAAACGGAGCATTAAAACCACTGTCATTGTTGAAGATAATAGTATGGTCGTATTAGGTGGTTTAATTAATGAAGATTTACAACAAACTACCCAAAAAGTACCTGGATTGGGTGATTTACCCTTGATAGGTGGTTTATTTCGTTCGCAGATATCCAACAAAGTTAAACGTAATTTAATGGTATTTTTACATCCAGTCATTGTACGTGATATTGCTAGTGAAAATATTATCAGCAATGATAAATATAGCTATATGCGGACAAAACAACTTGAACAACAGGCTCAAGGCTTACCTTTAGTCTCAGAACATGAAATTCCTATTTTACCCAATTTAGATGATTTTCTAACGGTATTACCGGGTGACAACTTAACACCGATAGAGATAAAACCACAACTTGATAAAAATAACCCCTGA
- a CDS encoding formylmethanofuran dehydrogenase subunit C, whose protein sequence is MTPLTFTLKTVPPQRVDLSNLVPHLLTHLSLTDIAALPLPCGNRTLRVDNLFEITGTNPETLLFYNTCNTLDSIGNNMQGGIIRVHGEVGAYLGQNMKGGEISVFGNSGVYVAAGMSGGELYIHGNAGSFLAAARPGETMGLRGGRVIVTGQAGDRVGDKMRRGMVLVEGNVGDYCGTRMIAGTIAVFGQAGHYTGFGMHRGTLLLSQPPIHLPVTFNECGQYDLLFLRLLAQVLYYSNSPKRTFLSRPVHRFVGDMACQGKGELLILSAVKPT, encoded by the coding sequence ATGACACCGTTGACGTTTACCCTTAAAACGGTACCACCACAGCGGGTAGATTTATCTAATTTAGTCCCTCATTTACTCACTCATCTATCACTTACTGACATTGCCGCTTTGCCCTTACCTTGTGGCAATCGAACTTTGCGAGTGGATAACTTGTTTGAAATCACCGGCACCAACCCAGAAACTTTGTTATTTTATAATACCTGTAACACGTTAGATAGCATTGGCAATAATATGCAAGGTGGCATTATCAGGGTACATGGTGAAGTCGGTGCTTATTTAGGCCAAAACATGAAAGGGGGTGAAATTAGTGTGTTTGGCAATTCTGGTGTGTATGTGGCTGCCGGTATGTCCGGTGGAGAATTATATATACACGGTAATGCCGGCAGTTTTCTAGCCGCTGCCCGCCCAGGGGAAACCATGGGATTGAGGGGGGGACGAGTGATTGTCACTGGTCAAGCTGGGGATCGAGTGGGTGATAAAATGCGTCGTGGGATGGTATTGGTTGAAGGTAATGTCGGTGATTATTGTGGTACCCGAATGATTGCCGGTACCATCGCCGTGTTTGGTCAAGCCGGTCACTACACCGGTTTTGGTATGCACCGTGGCACCTTACTCTTATCACAACCACCGATTCATTTACCGGTGACTTTTAACGAATGTGGCCAATATGACTTATTATTCCTGAGATTACTGGCTCAAGTACTTTATTATTCTAATAGTCCTAAACGTACCTTTCTTTCTAGACCGGTTCATCGCTTTGTAGGCGATATGGCTTGTCAAGGTAAAGGTGAATTGTTAATTCTCAGTGCCGTTAAACCGACTTAA
- a CDS encoding protein involved in catabolism of external DNA, which translates to MNYRHLYHAGSFADVCKHVILINLINAFKSKNTPFCYLDTHAGRGRYHLLASPTQQPQEYQGGIKRLLNARELLPDIGNYLNLVMAFNQDNQSNIIYYPGSPLIVSTLLRPQDRAILIEIHPQEFQLLKQELSHNKQVAIHHLDGYQGIKALLPPQEKRGLLFIDPPFEQEREFDDILNGIEIAHQRWCNGMIAVWYPIKDRHKIDHFHQQLTTQKIRKILVAELCLFPDDVKLRLNGSGMIIINPPWQFDRQVQTLLMQLLPWLTIANNPGKVVVKWLVTE; encoded by the coding sequence ATGAATTACCGCCATCTTTATCATGCCGGCAGTTTTGCCGATGTATGTAAACACGTTATCTTGATTAATCTTATCAATGCTTTTAAATCTAAAAATACTCCCTTTTGCTACCTTGACACCCATGCCGGTAGGGGTCGTTATCATCTCCTGGCTTCGCCAACTCAGCAACCTCAAGAATATCAAGGCGGAATTAAACGGTTACTTAATGCACGTGAACTGTTACCGGACATAGGTAATTATTTAAATTTAGTCATGGCATTTAACCAGGATAATCAATCCAATATCATTTATTATCCGGGTTCGCCTTTGATTGTGAGTACTTTATTACGTCCTCAAGATCGTGCTATTTTAATTGAAATACATCCACAAGAATTTCAACTTTTAAAACAAGAATTGAGTCATAATAAACAAGTAGCAATACATCATTTAGATGGTTATCAAGGTATAAAAGCATTGTTACCGCCTCAAGAAAAACGGGGATTATTATTTATCGATCCCCCGTTTGAACAAGAACGTGAGTTTGATGATATATTGAATGGGATAGAAATAGCACATCAACGTTGGTGCAATGGCATGATAGCAGTTTGGTATCCCATTAAAGATCGCCACAAAATTGATCACTTTCATCAACAATTAACCACCCAAAAAATTCGCAAAATTTTAGTCGCGGAATTATGCCTGTTTCCGGATGATGTTAAATTGAGACTCAATGGTTCGGGTATGATCATTATTAATCCACCTTGGCAATTTGATCGCCAAGTACAAACTCTGCTGATGCAACTTTTACCCTGGTTAACCATAGCCAATAATCCGGGTAAAGTGGTCGTAAAATGGTTAGTAACCGAGTAA